A genomic window from Schistocerca serialis cubense isolate TAMUIC-IGC-003099 chromosome 4, iqSchSeri2.2, whole genome shotgun sequence includes:
- the LOC126475498 gene encoding nicotinamide riboside kinase 1: protein MKKWLVIGVSGVTCGGKTTVARSLHESLSGSYLLCQDDYFLPPDSRKHTWIPTLNHINWEIMSSVDMNKMWADIKRITQFNFLQHFSHCKIHEEKSSNDLPLMNFEALAGELPFHILIIEGFLVLNYQPIVEICHLKYYLTLTRDQCWERRKVRIYDPPDVPGYFDVCVWPEYEKHRDEVFQTVADVHIIDGTNDVRQVVSNIFLDIMKYKKITM from the coding sequence ATGAAAAAGTGGCTTGTAATTGGTGTCTCAGGTGTAACGTGTGGTGGGAAGACAACAGTTGCACGTTCTTTGCATGAAAGCCTTTCAGGTTCATATCTATTGTGCCAGGATGACTATTTTCTGCCTCCAGATAGCAGAAAGCATACATGGATCCCAACACTGAACCACATAAACTGGGAGATAATGTCAAGTGTTGATATGAACAAAATGTGGGCAGACATTAAAAGAATTACCCAGTTTAATTTCCTGCAGCATTTTAGCCATTGCAAAATACACGAAGAAAAAAGTAGTAATGACCTACCACTGATGAATTTTGAAGCTTTAGCAGGTGAATTACCATTTCATATCTTAATAATTGAAGGATTTTTGGTATTAAATTATCAGCCGATTGTGGAAATTTGtcacttaaaatattatttaacaCTTACCAGGGATCAATGCTGGGAAAGAAGGAAAGTTCGTATCTATGATCCCCCTGATGTACCTggttattttgatgtgtgtgtttggcCTGAGTATGaaaaacacagggatgaagtttttcagactgttgctGATGTTCATATTATAGATGGTACAAATGATGTGAGGCAAGTTGTGTCTAATATATTTCTTGAcataatgaaatataagaaaattacCATGTGA